Proteins encoded together in one Lysinibacter cavernae window:
- a CDS encoding SURF1 family protein, translated as MTLTRLESESQIISTPSSDDTQTTRKRTASNLPGAPTIGQVLVRPRWIGALLLAVAVAGGFAWLANWQLESALMNQSIEQQDSEAIVPLESVSQPGSPVGEDAGGRVVTVEGTFAPEDFGVVGNRVNGEENGYWVVGHLITSAAEPANLAVALGWTATEDEAKAAVIDAAAATTAASVPTKIEGRYQPPEGPAVPDTTDNPLVVRSLSPAQQANLWHEVDGNVFNGFLVAHEPLEGTDAIDSVPPLPAQSVNWLNAFYAIEWVVFAGFAFYFWYRLGRDAWEREIDELEQAAADASRSQTEPVD; from the coding sequence ATGACCCTCACCCGACTCGAGAGCGAGAGCCAGATTATTAGTACGCCGTCGTCTGACGATACGCAGACCACCCGCAAACGCACCGCTTCCAACCTGCCGGGCGCACCCACGATTGGGCAGGTTCTTGTCCGTCCGAGGTGGATCGGCGCGTTGCTGCTTGCTGTCGCCGTCGCTGGCGGATTTGCGTGGCTCGCGAACTGGCAGCTCGAATCTGCCCTCATGAATCAGTCCATTGAACAGCAGGATTCTGAGGCAATCGTTCCCCTCGAATCCGTTTCTCAGCCGGGTAGTCCGGTTGGCGAGGATGCCGGGGGTCGCGTCGTGACCGTCGAGGGCACGTTTGCCCCCGAAGACTTTGGCGTTGTTGGTAACCGGGTCAACGGCGAGGAGAACGGGTACTGGGTAGTAGGTCACCTCATCACTTCGGCTGCCGAGCCCGCAAACCTCGCGGTGGCTCTTGGCTGGACCGCGACGGAAGACGAGGCAAAGGCTGCGGTTATTGATGCTGCCGCCGCCACGACTGCTGCGTCTGTGCCAACCAAGATTGAGGGTCGATACCAACCGCCTGAGGGTCCTGCCGTTCCAGATACAACGGACAACCCGCTTGTTGTCCGCTCCCTGTCACCAGCCCAGCAAGCAAACCTCTGGCATGAGGTCGACGGCAATGTGTTTAACGGCTTCCTTGTGGCTCATGAGCCGCTTGAGGGTACGGATGCCATCGACTCGGTTCCGCCCCTGCCAGCACAATCCGTCAACTGGCTCAACGCCTTTTACGCAATCGAGTGGGTTGTGTTTGCCGGCTTCGCCTTCTACTTCTGGTATCGCCTCGGGCGAGACGCCTGGGAGCGAGAAATTGATGAGCTTGAGCAGGCAGCTGCCGACGCATCTCGCTCGCAGACTGAGCCGGTAGACTAG
- a CDS encoding cation:proton antiporter — protein MHVGPDLINVGLIFVLAYVLGRLGKRIGLPSIPIYMLVGLLSSPFFPWFPLDFASENISLLAVMGLVLLLFSLGLEFDQDEFFGNAGKLLISGGSYILINMGVGLVFGFMVGWGTREALIIAGMTATSSSAIVTKMLIETNRLANRETPMILGVTVVEDIFLAIYLAIVGVVLSGESEVWSVIGKLGIAFTFLVVMFTIARFGGKFVSKIFKTKDDELFTVLFIGLAFAFGGIGEVLGVTDAIGAFLIGLVVGATKYHAKVEQIATPLRDVFGAFFFVNFGLTLNPTQFGSVLLPVGIAVLMTLILNFGAGQFVAWLNGFGRREGFYTTVILQNRGEFALILATLSLSAGLDSRIQPFAGLYVLIMAVLGPIIVVYSAPIFGFLFPGERRRKSKKRARARMIAAEIDLVDAATGASDSAAIREAMERMTHASAEDETHIPRERGFDSTDELPFEPMRPTDPGLPLTHDAHPQTSTNPPEAQQENDDPHPTREREPDY, from the coding sequence ATGCACGTCGGCCCTGACCTCATCAACGTGGGCCTGATCTTTGTGCTTGCCTACGTGCTTGGTCGACTTGGCAAGCGAATCGGCCTGCCATCAATTCCGATTTATATGCTGGTTGGACTGCTGTCGAGCCCGTTCTTCCCGTGGTTCCCGCTCGATTTTGCCTCAGAGAATATCAGCCTCCTTGCGGTCATGGGGCTTGTCCTGCTGCTGTTCAGCCTTGGGCTTGAGTTTGATCAAGACGAGTTCTTCGGCAATGCTGGCAAGCTGCTGATCTCCGGCGGAAGCTACATCCTCATCAACATGGGGGTTGGGCTTGTTTTTGGCTTCATGGTTGGTTGGGGTACCCGTGAGGCCCTCATCATTGCTGGAATGACGGCAACCTCGTCGAGCGCCATTGTGACGAAGATGCTCATCGAGACGAACCGCTTGGCGAACCGCGAAACCCCGATGATCCTTGGGGTCACGGTCGTTGAAGACATTTTCCTCGCGATTTACCTTGCGATTGTTGGCGTCGTGTTAAGCGGCGAGTCCGAGGTATGGAGCGTGATCGGCAAGCTTGGCATCGCGTTTACGTTCCTTGTGGTCATGTTTACGATCGCCAGATTCGGCGGCAAATTTGTCTCCAAAATCTTCAAAACCAAGGACGATGAGCTGTTCACCGTCCTGTTTATCGGGTTAGCATTTGCCTTCGGCGGCATCGGCGAGGTGCTTGGCGTGACCGACGCTATCGGTGCTTTCCTCATCGGACTTGTCGTCGGCGCCACAAAGTATCACGCGAAGGTCGAGCAGATTGCGACCCCGCTTCGCGATGTGTTTGGTGCCTTCTTCTTTGTAAACTTCGGTTTGACACTCAACCCGACTCAGTTTGGGTCGGTTCTTTTGCCTGTTGGTATAGCGGTGCTCATGACGCTCATCCTCAACTTTGGAGCCGGACAATTTGTTGCTTGGCTCAACGGGTTTGGTCGGCGCGAGGGCTTCTACACAACGGTGATCTTGCAGAACCGCGGCGAGTTTGCGCTCATCTTGGCCACCCTGTCGCTGAGCGCTGGCCTTGACTCTCGCATCCAGCCGTTCGCCGGTTTGTATGTGCTGATCATGGCAGTACTCGGTCCGATTATTGTGGTCTACTCTGCGCCAATCTTTGGATTCCTGTTCCCCGGCGAACGACGTCGGAAGAGTAAGAAGCGTGCACGCGCTCGTATGATCGCGGCTGAAATTGATCTTGTGGATGCCGCAACCGGCGCCTCAGACTCTGCGGCAATCCGTGAGGCAATGGAACGGATGACACACGCGTCTGCCGAAGACGAGACTCATATTCCTCGCGAGCGAGGCTTCGACTCGACTGATGAGCTTCCATTTGAGCCCATGCGGCCAACCGACCCCGGATTGCCGCTCACCCATGACGCGCATCCACAGACCAGCACGAATCCCCCAGAGGCTCAGCAAGAGAACGATGACCCTCACCCGACTCGAGAGCGAGAGCCAGATTATTAG
- a CDS encoding cation:proton antiporter regulatory subunit, whose product MVDVRRVKLPGVGVLHTFVTDDGGKVGVIAHRSGHSDLITFADEEDDAESSKVSLRLSEDEAHTLAELLGGTQITESLSALDQIPGLSIDWFTVDYEDHIAGQPLGSPADRGIVGLTVVAVVRGESANPAPSQDFRVFPGDTLVVAGSPEKVAKAFNFFRTGELIAKPKTGAVGVPPG is encoded by the coding sequence ATGGTTGACGTACGGCGGGTCAAGCTTCCGGGCGTAGGCGTCTTGCACACGTTTGTGACTGATGACGGCGGAAAAGTAGGCGTTATCGCTCACCGCTCTGGCCACAGCGACCTCATTACGTTCGCCGACGAAGAAGACGATGCCGAATCAAGCAAAGTCTCGCTTCGCCTGAGCGAGGATGAGGCACACACGCTTGCCGAGCTCCTTGGCGGCACCCAGATTACCGAGTCGCTTTCGGCTCTCGATCAGATCCCTGGTCTCAGCATCGACTGGTTCACTGTCGACTATGAGGACCACATTGCAGGGCAGCCGCTTGGCTCTCCTGCCGACAGGGGCATTGTTGGGTTGACGGTTGTTGCGGTTGTGCGCGGCGAATCCGCGAACCCTGCTCCTTCCCAAGATTTCCGTGTGTTTCCCGGGGATACCCTCGTTGTGGCGGGCAGTCCCGAAAAGGTTGCCAAGGCGTTTAACTTCTTCCGTACGGGAGAGCTGATCGCGAAGCCGAAGACGGGGGCCGTTGGTGTTCCGCCAGGCTGA
- a CDS encoding GuaB3 family IMP dehydrogenase-related protein encodes MSNEIEIGRAKRARQVYGFDDIAIVPNRRTRDPEVVSTAWSIDAFRFDTPFIAAPMDSVVSPQTAIAIGNLGGLGVLNLEGLWTRYEDPEPLLEEIRGIAPHSATKRMREIYSEPIKPELVTARLAEIREAGVPVAGALSPHRTQELYETVVAAGVDLFVIRGNTVSAEHVSDESKAPLNLKKFIYELDVPVIVGGAATYTSALHLMRTGAAGVLVGFGGGASSTTRATLGIHAPMATAVADVAGARRDYMDESGGRYVHVIADGGLGSSGDIVKAIACGADAVMLGTVLARATDAPGGGWHWGQEAYHDDLPRGGRMHVGTVAPFSELLYGPANVADGTANLHGALRRSMATTGYSDLKEFQRVDMVVRPHSAQ; translated from the coding sequence GTGAGTAACGAGATAGAGATCGGCCGCGCCAAGCGCGCCCGCCAGGTCTACGGCTTTGACGACATCGCGATTGTTCCTAATCGCCGCACGCGCGACCCCGAGGTGGTTTCTACCGCCTGGAGCATTGACGCGTTCCGTTTTGACACCCCGTTCATCGCGGCGCCGATGGACTCGGTTGTCTCTCCGCAGACGGCCATCGCCATCGGTAATCTTGGCGGCCTTGGTGTGCTCAATCTTGAGGGCCTGTGGACTCGCTACGAAGATCCAGAGCCGCTCCTCGAAGAGATTCGTGGCATTGCGCCGCACTCCGCAACCAAGCGCATGCGCGAGATTTACTCGGAGCCAATCAAACCAGAGCTGGTCACCGCCCGCCTTGCCGAGATTCGCGAAGCTGGGGTTCCTGTTGCTGGTGCCCTCTCGCCGCACCGCACCCAAGAACTGTACGAGACGGTTGTTGCCGCCGGAGTTGACCTGTTTGTGATCCGCGGCAACACGGTTTCGGCCGAGCACGTCTCCGACGAGTCCAAGGCGCCGCTTAACCTCAAGAAGTTCATTTATGAGCTGGATGTCCCCGTCATCGTTGGTGGCGCGGCAACCTACACCTCTGCCCTCCACCTCATGCGCACTGGTGCTGCCGGCGTGCTTGTTGGCTTTGGCGGGGGAGCAAGCTCGACAACGCGTGCGACGCTTGGCATCCACGCCCCAATGGCTACGGCTGTTGCGGATGTTGCTGGTGCCCGCCGCGACTACATGGATGAGTCTGGCGGACGCTACGTGCACGTCATCGCTGATGGCGGCCTTGGCAGCTCGGGCGACATCGTGAAGGCCATCGCCTGCGGTGCCGATGCCGTGATGCTCGGCACCGTCCTTGCCCGCGCAACCGACGCACCTGGTGGCGGCTGGCACTGGGGGCAGGAGGCCTACCACGACGACCTTCCTCGCGGCGGACGCATGCACGTCGGAACGGTTGCTCCTTTCTCAGAGCTCCTGTACGGCCCCGCAAACGTTGCGGACGGCACGGCGAACCTGCACGGCGCGCTCCGTCGTTCAATGGCCACCACCGGCTACAGCGATCTGAAAGAATTCCAGCGGGTCGACATGGTCGTTCGCCCGCACTCGGCTCAGTAG
- the guaB gene encoding IMP dehydrogenase: MDQHDPFGFTGLTYDDVLLLPAHTDVIPSEANTSSRISKRITVATPLLSAAMDTVTESRMAVAMARQGGIGILHRNLSIQDQAEQVDRVKRSESGMITNPVTTTPDATVAEVDAICGEYRVSGLPVVDNKGVLVGIITNRDMRFVDPAEKKTARVRDVMTSAPLITGRVGISAEEAIQILGTHKIEKLPLVDADGKLGGLITVKDFDKTEKYPDATKDDSGRLRVGAAIGFFGDAWQRATTLLDAGVDLLVVDTANGDSRGVLDIISRIKADPAFANVDVIGGNVATRDGAQAIIDSGADGVKVGVGPGSICTTRVIAGVGVPQVTAVYQASLAARPAGVPVIADGGLQHSGDIAKALVAGADAVMIGSLLAGTDESPGDLVFVGGKQYKSYRGMGSLGALQTRGERTSYSKDRYFQADVPSDEKLIPEGIEGQVPYRGPVSAVAYQLMGGLRQSMFYVGARTIEDLKTRGKFVRITSAGLKESHPHDVQIVVEAPNYRN, encoded by the coding sequence ATGGATCAGCACGATCCGTTTGGATTCACTGGACTTACCTACGACGACGTGCTGCTGCTTCCCGCACACACCGATGTCATCCCGAGCGAGGCGAACACCTCGTCTCGCATCAGCAAGCGCATAACCGTCGCAACTCCGTTGCTGTCGGCTGCGATGGATACCGTGACCGAGTCGCGAATGGCCGTCGCTATGGCGCGCCAGGGCGGCATCGGCATCCTGCACCGCAACCTCTCGATTCAGGATCAGGCCGAGCAGGTCGACCGCGTCAAGCGCAGCGAGTCAGGCATGATCACCAACCCGGTGACCACGACGCCAGACGCCACGGTTGCCGAGGTTGACGCTATCTGTGGCGAGTACCGCGTGAGCGGTTTGCCCGTCGTGGATAACAAGGGTGTGCTGGTTGGCATCATCACCAACCGAGACATGCGTTTTGTTGACCCGGCAGAGAAGAAGACGGCGCGTGTTCGCGATGTTATGACGTCCGCCCCGCTCATCACTGGCCGCGTTGGCATTAGCGCTGAAGAAGCAATCCAGATCCTTGGCACGCACAAGATTGAGAAGCTTCCACTCGTTGACGCCGACGGCAAGCTTGGCGGCCTCATCACCGTCAAAGACTTCGACAAAACCGAGAAGTACCCAGACGCTACGAAGGATGACTCCGGTCGGCTTCGTGTTGGCGCCGCGATCGGATTCTTCGGTGATGCTTGGCAGCGCGCGACGACGCTGCTCGATGCTGGCGTAGACCTGCTGGTTGTGGACACTGCTAACGGCGACAGCCGCGGCGTGCTCGACATCATCTCGCGCATCAAGGCGGACCCGGCATTCGCTAACGTCGACGTCATCGGCGGAAACGTTGCAACCCGCGACGGCGCTCAGGCCATCATCGATTCTGGCGCCGATGGCGTTAAGGTTGGCGTCGGCCCAGGCTCCATCTGCACCACCCGCGTCATTGCAGGTGTTGGCGTGCCGCAGGTCACCGCCGTGTACCAGGCATCCCTCGCGGCTCGCCCGGCGGGTGTTCCGGTTATCGCCGACGGCGGTCTTCAGCACTCTGGCGACATCGCGAAGGCACTTGTTGCCGGTGCGGATGCCGTCATGATCGGTTCGCTGCTCGCCGGCACCGATGAGAGCCCGGGAGATCTCGTCTTTGTTGGTGGCAAGCAGTACAAGAGCTACCGCGGAATGGGCTCGCTTGGCGCGCTCCAGACCCGTGGCGAGCGCACCTCGTACTCGAAGGACCGCTACTTCCAAGCCGACGTGCCAAGCGACGAGAAGCTCATCCCTGAGGGCATCGAGGGCCAGGTTCCGTATCGCGGACCGGTCTCTGCGGTTGCGTACCAGCTCATGGGTGGTCTCCGTCAGTCGATGTTCTACGTTGGTGCTCGCACCATCGAAGACCTCAAGACGCGTGGCAAGTTTGTGCGCATCACCTCGGCTGGGCTCAAAGAGTCGCACCCGCACGACGTACAGATCGTGGTTGAGGCACCAAACTACCGCAACTAA
- the rarD gene encoding EamA family transporter RarD, with amino-acid sequence MTQRSGLIYAVSAYLLWGVLPLYFLAISAADPFEIVPWRVIFSLGFCAILLTITRTWTQVFMVFRSPRTLGLMAIAGILVYINWQVYVYAALSGHVVEASFGYFINPIVTVLLAVVLLKETLTRLQWIAIGISFIAVIVLTVTYGKLPWISIALAVSFALYGLVKKKAGIKVGAVAGLTVETTLLTPIAIIQLIIVSNTVGLSILNLSATHTWLLIGAGAVTAVPLLFFAAGARRISLTQMGLTQFLGPILQFIIGVYVLHEDMPLSRWIGFGLVWLAVIVIIIDMVLTGRQQRAANITVAPS; translated from the coding sequence GTGACTCAGCGATCCGGTCTGATCTATGCCGTTAGTGCATATCTCCTGTGGGGCGTTTTGCCTCTCTACTTTCTTGCTATCAGCGCTGCTGATCCGTTTGAGATTGTGCCATGGCGGGTCATTTTCTCGCTTGGATTCTGCGCAATCCTGCTGACTATTACCCGAACCTGGACCCAGGTCTTTATGGTGTTCCGGTCACCGCGCACGCTCGGTCTCATGGCAATTGCCGGCATCCTTGTCTATATCAACTGGCAGGTATACGTCTACGCTGCCCTGAGCGGGCACGTTGTTGAGGCGAGCTTTGGCTATTTCATTAACCCAATCGTCACGGTGCTCCTTGCCGTTGTGCTGCTGAAAGAGACCCTCACGCGGCTGCAGTGGATTGCGATTGGTATTTCGTTTATAGCGGTCATCGTGCTCACGGTCACCTACGGAAAACTGCCCTGGATTTCGATTGCCCTCGCGGTGTCTTTCGCGCTGTACGGACTTGTCAAAAAGAAAGCCGGCATCAAAGTTGGCGCTGTTGCAGGGCTCACCGTTGAGACCACGCTGCTGACCCCCATCGCCATTATTCAGCTCATCATCGTGAGCAACACTGTTGGCCTGTCCATCCTTAACTTGTCGGCAACACACACCTGGCTGCTGATTGGTGCCGGCGCGGTCACCGCTGTTCCGCTCCTCTTCTTTGCCGCCGGTGCCCGCCGCATCTCGCTCACCCAGATGGGGCTTACCCAGTTCCTCGGGCCGATTCTTCAGTTCATTATTGGGGTATACGTGCTTCATGAGGACATGCCGCTTTCGCGTTGGATCGGGTTTGGCCTTGTCTGGTTGGCCGTAATCGTCATTATTATTGATATGGTTTTGACCGGTCGGCAACAGCGGGCCGCAAACATCACCGTTGCGCCAAGCTAG
- the groES gene encoding co-chaperone GroES gives MSVSIKPLEDRIVIKQVEAEQTTASGLVIPDTAKEKPQEGEVVAVGPGRIDDNGNRVPLDIAVGDKVIYSKYGGTEVKYSGEDFLVLSARDVLAVVVR, from the coding sequence GTGTCGGTCTCCATTAAGCCGCTCGAGGATCGCATCGTTATCAAGCAGGTCGAGGCAGAGCAGACGACTGCTTCTGGTCTGGTCATTCCTGATACCGCCAAAGAAAAGCCCCAAGAGGGTGAAGTAGTTGCTGTAGGCCCCGGCCGCATCGACGACAACGGAAACCGCGTTCCGCTTGACATCGCCGTAGGCGACAAGGTTATCTACTCCAAGTACGGCGGAACCGAGGTGAAGTACTCAGGCGAGGACTTCCTCGTTCTCTCGGCCCGCGACGTTCTCGCGGTTGTCGTTCGCTAA
- a CDS encoding THUMP-like domain-containing protein, producing MHQTDIEFLLSREGQTLLDRLEGLADDSSSVQLISRLRGEGYSPEQVSAALSQAKLRSKAGTKFRSLDATATPIEPFEIPLLTAAGLEQATRWPVAARHAARYVDAGIQSVIDLGCGIGANSLAFARAGRTVTAVELDHITARVAAYNLASYPSARVITGNAEQADLSGVEGAFLDPARRTSGQSNTKRITDPNDYSPNLNFAFDLAEKLPTGIKLGPGLDRDLIPDNVEAQWVSVGGHVVEMGLWSGALARPNIGRSALVARPNRRADDGFDWHELNAKTDSADVDVRELGEYLYEPDGAVIRARLIGDLARSLGREAGAGMIDEHIAYLTTDASVDTPFAAGFRVREVLPFREKELKSALRARDIGTLEIKKRGIDVDPAQLRKKLSLKGKSSATLIIVRTDAGRMALLADRL from the coding sequence GTGCACCAAACAGACATTGAGTTTTTGCTGAGCCGCGAGGGGCAGACGCTCCTTGATCGACTCGAAGGATTGGCCGATGACTCATCCTCTGTTCAGCTGATCAGTCGCCTCCGAGGTGAGGGATACTCGCCAGAACAGGTTTCTGCAGCGCTCAGCCAGGCCAAACTTCGATCAAAAGCCGGAACAAAATTCCGCAGCTTAGATGCCACCGCAACACCTATCGAGCCCTTCGAGATTCCCCTGCTCACGGCGGCCGGGCTCGAACAGGCGACCCGCTGGCCAGTCGCTGCGCGGCACGCGGCGAGATACGTGGATGCTGGCATCCAATCAGTCATCGACCTTGGCTGCGGTATCGGCGCCAACTCTCTCGCGTTTGCACGCGCAGGACGTACCGTAACCGCGGTCGAGCTCGACCACATTACCGCGCGCGTTGCCGCCTACAACCTGGCCTCCTATCCGAGCGCTCGCGTTATCACCGGCAACGCCGAACAAGCCGACCTGAGCGGCGTGGAGGGCGCGTTTCTCGACCCTGCCCGCCGCACATCCGGGCAGTCAAACACCAAACGGATCACCGACCCCAACGATTACTCCCCCAACCTCAACTTTGCATTTGACCTCGCCGAGAAGCTACCAACGGGCATCAAGCTCGGACCGGGACTCGATCGCGACCTCATACCGGATAACGTCGAAGCTCAGTGGGTTTCTGTTGGGGGTCACGTGGTTGAGATGGGACTCTGGTCTGGAGCTCTGGCTCGGCCAAACATCGGGCGATCCGCGTTGGTCGCTCGCCCAAACCGACGAGCCGACGACGGCTTTGACTGGCACGAACTCAACGCAAAAACCGATTCGGCAGATGTCGATGTTCGCGAACTCGGCGAATACCTCTACGAACCCGATGGGGCGGTGATTCGTGCTCGCCTGATCGGCGACCTGGCCCGCAGCCTTGGCAGAGAGGCCGGCGCCGGCATGATCGACGAGCACATCGCCTACCTCACGACCGATGCATCGGTCGATACGCCGTTTGCGGCAGGGTTCCGAGTGCGAGAGGTCTTGCCGTTCCGCGAGAAGGAACTCAAGTCTGCTCTCAGGGCCAGGGACATTGGCACCCTTGAAATCAAGAAACGCGGCATTGATGTTGATCCAGCGCAACTTCGAAAGAAGCTCTCGCTCAAGGGGAAAAGCTCAGCAACGCTCATCATCGTTCGCACTGATGCCGGGCGGATGGCTCTGCTCGCCGACCGTTTGTAG
- a CDS encoding L-serine ammonia-lyase produces MSISAFDLFKIGIGPSSSHTVGPMVAANRYVIRLRDADQLPRVARVSAQLFGSLGATGHGHGTVKAVVLGLLGERPQTVDPVLADGRVALVESEGAIPLGGEHRIPFNFREDIVLHLGASLDYHPNGMRFEAFDAEDNLLDAHEYFSVGGGFVVDEDAMAADPIIRAERPVPYPFHSADELMRLAAATGLSISELVLRNELAERSEQDVRDGLLEIWSVMQQSIERGSSTGGILPGGLKVRRRAEAQRMQLEQSVNFDDPLRAMEWVTLYALAVNEENAAGGRIVTAPTNGAAGIIPAVLSYYVRFVPGASDDGVVRFLLAATAVGTLFKENASISGAEVGCQGEVGSACSMAAAGLAEVLGGTPEQVENAAEIGIEHNLGLTCDPVAGLVQIPCIERNAVASIKAITAARMAVRGDGSHHVSLDNAIKTMRETGADMSSKYKETSRGGLALNIVEC; encoded by the coding sequence ATGAGTATCAGCGCCTTTGATCTGTTCAAGATTGGCATTGGCCCCTCAAGCTCCCACACGGTTGGTCCGATGGTTGCGGCAAATCGCTACGTTATTCGGCTCCGTGACGCCGATCAATTGCCGCGGGTCGCACGGGTTTCGGCTCAACTGTTTGGCTCGCTCGGAGCAACGGGCCATGGGCACGGTACCGTCAAGGCTGTTGTGCTTGGGCTGCTTGGTGAGCGCCCGCAAACCGTGGACCCGGTTCTGGCCGACGGCAGAGTTGCGCTCGTTGAATCAGAAGGCGCCATACCTCTCGGCGGTGAGCACCGCATCCCATTCAATTTTCGGGAAGATATCGTGCTGCACCTTGGGGCGAGCCTCGACTATCACCCAAACGGGATGCGGTTCGAGGCCTTCGACGCTGAGGATAACCTTCTTGACGCGCACGAGTACTTTTCGGTTGGCGGTGGGTTTGTGGTCGATGAGGATGCGATGGCAGCAGACCCCATCATTCGCGCCGAGCGGCCGGTGCCCTATCCGTTTCACAGCGCTGACGAGCTCATGCGGCTTGCCGCAGCGACAGGACTGAGTATCAGCGAGCTTGTACTCCGAAACGAACTTGCAGAGCGAAGTGAGCAAGACGTCCGCGACGGTCTGCTCGAGATTTGGTCGGTCATGCAACAGTCAATAGAGCGCGGGTCGAGCACCGGCGGCATCCTTCCCGGCGGGCTCAAAGTGCGGAGGCGAGCCGAGGCCCAACGCATGCAGCTTGAGCAGAGCGTCAACTTCGACGACCCGCTTCGGGCTATGGAATGGGTCACCCTGTACGCGCTCGCGGTCAACGAAGAAAACGCGGCTGGCGGACGCATCGTTACCGCCCCCACCAACGGCGCTGCCGGAATCATCCCAGCGGTGCTCAGCTATTACGTCCGCTTTGTCCCTGGTGCAAGCGACGACGGCGTCGTTCGATTCTTGCTCGCGGCAACCGCCGTTGGCACGCTGTTCAAAGAGAACGCCTCGATATCGGGAGCCGAGGTTGGTTGCCAGGGCGAGGTCGGCTCTGCGTGTTCGATGGCCGCTGCAGGCCTCGCAGAGGTGCTTGGCGGAACCCCTGAGCAGGTTGAGAACGCCGCCGAGATTGGGATCGAGCATAATCTTGGCCTCACCTGCGACCCCGTTGCCGGTCTCGTGCAGATCCCGTGCATCGAGCGCAACGCGGTCGCCTCGATTAAGGCCATCACAGCGGCCAGAATGGCTGTCAGAGGCGACGGCTCCCATCACGTCTCGTTGGATAACGCCATCAAAACCATGCGGGAAACGGGCGCGGATATGAGCTCGAAGTATAAGGAGACGTCCAGAGGGGGTCTTGCCCTCAACATCGTGGAATGCTGA
- a CDS encoding glutamine synthetase family protein — MAHTKGFLTTDELSSLVETGDIDTVIVGFTDMQGRLIGKRVAGRFFVEDVMGHGAECCNYLLAVDVEMNTVNGYAISSWEKGYGDMAMVPDLTTLRRIPWQPATALVIADLQWLTGEHVAQAPREVLNQQIARLAERGLTPLVGTELEFIVFDNTYRDAWSKRYNELTPASDYNIDYAIHASTRMEPLLRDIRNGMEGAGLFCEGVKGECNLGQQEIAFKYDEALVTCDNHSIYKNGAKEIADQHGKSITFMAKFNEREGNSCHLHISLRDADGNPVFADNNAEGGMATMMRQFIAGQLAAMRDFTLLFAPNINSYKRFAPGSFAPTAVAWGHDNRTCSIRVIGSGHSLRLENRVPGGDVNQYLAVAGLIAAGLYGIENKLELGDALEGNAYEADAEHVPTTLREARDLFASSAIARAAFGDEVVDHYVNAATIELAAYDMAVTDWERIRGFERL; from the coding sequence ATGGCACATACCAAGGGATTCCTGACCACAGACGAGCTCAGCAGCCTCGTTGAAACGGGCGACATCGACACCGTCATCGTCGGCTTCACCGACATGCAAGGCCGACTCATAGGCAAACGAGTGGCGGGTCGGTTCTTTGTTGAAGACGTCATGGGGCACGGCGCGGAATGCTGCAACTACCTGCTCGCGGTTGACGTCGAGATGAACACCGTCAATGGCTACGCCATCTCAAGCTGGGAAAAAGGCTACGGAGACATGGCGATGGTGCCAGACCTGACAACCCTTCGCCGCATCCCGTGGCAGCCAGCAACCGCGCTCGTCATCGCGGACCTGCAGTGGCTCACCGGTGAGCATGTCGCACAGGCTCCCCGAGAAGTACTCAACCAACAAATCGCTCGCCTCGCCGAACGCGGCCTCACGCCGCTGGTTGGCACCGAACTCGAGTTCATCGTCTTTGACAATACCTATCGGGATGCCTGGAGCAAACGATACAACGAACTCACGCCGGCAAGCGACTACAACATCGACTACGCCATCCATGCCTCAACACGAATGGAACCGCTACTGCGCGATATCCGCAACGGCATGGAGGGCGCTGGGCTTTTCTGCGAAGGAGTTAAGGGCGAATGTAATCTCGGGCAGCAAGAAATCGCCTTCAAATACGACGAAGCCCTCGTCACGTGCGACAACCACAGCATCTACAAAAACGGCGCAAAAGAAATCGCCGACCAGCACGGCAAATCCATCACCTTCATGGCAAAGTTCAACGAGCGCGAGGGCAACTCGTGCCACCTGCACATCTCCCTCAGGGACGCGGACGGCAACCCCGTCTTCGCCGACAACAACGCCGAGGGTGGCATGGCCACCATGATGCGTCAGTTCATCGCAGGCCAGCTCGCCGCGATGCGCGACTTCACACTGCTCTTTGCGCCAAACATCAACTCGTATAAGCGATTCGCGCCAGGCAGCTTCGCCCCGACGGCGGTGGCGTGGGGACACGATAACCGAACCTGCAGCATCCGAGTAATCGGCTCAGGCCACAGCCTCCGCCTCGAAAACAGGGTTCCCGGCGGCGATGTCAACCAGTACCTCGCGGTTGCCGGCCTCATCGCGGCCGGCTTGTACGGCATCGAGAACAAGCTCGAACTTGGTGACGCTCTTGAGGGGAACGCCTACGAGGCCGACGCCGAACACGTGCCAACGACGCTCCGCGAGGCACGAGACCTCTTTGCGAGCTCGGCCATTGCACGGGCAGCATTTGGCGACGAGGTTGTTGACCACTACGTCAATGCGGCAACGATTGAGCTTGCCGCCTACGACATGGCCGTCACCGATTGGGAGAGGATCCGCGGATTTGAACGACTCTAA